tttccttataaaatagtCAAAGTttaatatggaaaaaaaataaataaacacatgacaagttgtgattggtggaacATAAAATGAAATACAAGATGTGGTACAGAGAATTTATATTCCTAATTATAAGGTAGTGATAAGCTCATCTCAATAGCAATTAATAAGATctttggaaaaggaaaaaatagtagtaatatatatagttatataacactttttattaagggcacgtttggtagactgtaacgATAATTACACAGGAATAGGAATAggtattacaaggaatacaagatgttgtaatgtaatacttattagttattactattcatttgtttggtgaCAACACAAAAATAGAACCCTAAAGATAAtggaataaaaatattttaaatcaaaattaagatatattttaggaaatattttactcataattatatttccttaaaaaataatatttttttaaatttaaaagaaagattagttatttttatgatttttttattttcataattgttatatGCATATGAAAAGTTTCTTTaattggaaatatattaattttagaaattaatacagttactaaggaataactattacagccattttagagatgaatagttattcctcattttaaaaaatagttattcataAAGAATgcttaggttatgtttggtaataatttttgttttctattttcaaaaacttgtttttgggaatataaagaaaaaataattttcttatatttttgaaatcaaaaacatgtttagttagttgaaatttaaaaataaaaaatgaagaaaaaaatagaaaattctaaaataagttgttactaggatttgaactctaatgctaacttcTTAAATGAggcagattcattaaattaagtgtgtgttttcattgacttttaaaaattaaaaaatgaaaacaacatttttccattttttagtttccttcgcaaattgagttttgagaacaatttttgtttttagtctattttgggttgccaaacaagttttttagtctcaaaaatagaaaattatttttggaaacagaaagtaaaggaaaaaaatagttaccaaacatacccttatcctctgtaataaaaatataatcaaactaCTGAATAGCTAAACTAtaggaataattattatattatagtgCATATTACAATCTATCAAACATACCTAAGGGTTTTACTAACGTATATTCTTAAAGGATacattaataaaccattttaagaaatttttatgaaaaaacgaaaaaattactaacttttttaacagattttttttttttgggggaagattttaatagttttttaatatttcataaaaatattttgaaaaataaatgattaatgtAGGCTCCGAACCCTTTTATTAAATTCATTGGTGGATTGTGCTTTTCTTGGTTAGGTGTAAAAGATTTTCGTTTGTTAAATGCTTTGTTTGGTTCGGTGGCAAGGCTTTTTATGTATTAAATGCAAGTAAATGCTTGCTTGGTTCATCTTTCTCCAACATCCCCATCCTAACGGACCTCACCTACCTGAGCATCAGATGCGTCCAGATTGGTAGATCGGAACTTGATGGCAATGGATTTGGACTAAAACTGTGTGTTTCATAGCTAAGATTGGCATAGCAGAACAATAAACTATGGCTGTTTGGATTGGCGTGGTGGGTTTCATGGCTATGCCGCTATGAGCATCGAGGCTCGTTCCGGCGGACCTTGGGGAGGTGAGACATCGGGTTTGATATGGATTTCTGGCCGTGGGAGTTCCgatgggttgtgggtttggcTTGAGAATTCTGAATATGCTTTGAAAGCTGTGAAAGAATCAGCCAGGGAAGCTTTGAAAGCTTCCTCTCCTTCTTCAAAGCTTTGAAAGCAGCCATGATGTTCTTCTCTAATCTtttattccttaatttttttattcatttaccCAATTAATTGGCCTTTCTCTTCACATTCAAATCACAATtaataaaacccaaatcaaagaCCCAATTCATTGTTCTGTTCTCCATCAAAAGATGATTTTGAATGATCATTTTTCGTAACAGATGATTgaagcaaacccagaaaatttttattgaaaactgaaaagggttgaaagagagaaaattgtgtGGCTTATTTCTACCCTACCCTTAGGATTTGTTGCTTGTCACGTGTCCTTCATCGGTGTAAAAACATGAGAGAACTGGAGAtagtattatgaaaaatgttgtttgatCGATTAGACATTGAATTCATAAAATCAGATAAGGTGGCTTAATTCAATTGAGATGTAAATACCAAATAAcgaataataaaaaagaagtaaaacatatataagagcaaacaaaaatcaattatgatttttatttttatttttattttttgataagataCTGCTTCGAACTAAATGCTTTAAGTCCTGGACTAACACTGAAATAACTATGCCTCAAATATGAGGATGATTCATTTTATTCGAACTACATATATGGGCTAGGACGAGAATATTTATACtggactaaaaaaaaagggacaccAAGTGAAAAAGATTTTACCCAACTAATAAAATTGCTGCTATCATATAATAAAACTGTAAAAGGTCTCTTATAAGGTAATTAATTGTAAGAATGGGTAATTGTCTCACGttgcttaagagagtgtgttgcgTGTGGTATAATTTGTCTCACCCttccttaaaagttatcatgacTTTTGAGTAAAGTTGTGATGTGCCTTTGTGTTATAACATCTTTCCCTCTtccctctgtgtgtgtgtttgtttctcaaaaaaagaatgggtaattgtcCTATATTGCTTAAGAGAATGTGTTGTATGTAGTATAACTTACCTTATaaacaaaggtaaaagttagctgaaatagtatagagacccataaatagtatcaaaaaatgtaatgaggtccataaatagtaacaaaaataaattgaattgtaaaataaattgacaaaattaatccTACCAAACGGACACTAAATCTGAGTAAATAAATTTCTGTTTATTCAGCTTaaattcccttttatttttaccatCAATTGATGAATAACAAGTTTTCACTTTAAgtctttaacaaatttaaaaatatatatttaaaattttttgtgtataCCTAACATTGCTTATGCTCGTCTCCAACCGACAATTAATACAAGTAATAAGTTGGGATAGTTGAGAGAATAAATTACCTGACATAAAGGAGACAGGTTTAAGGTGGGATAGGCTTTTTCCCACCTAGATAGCCGGTGTAATAATTTTCTAACATTCAAAGCAATTTGTTCATGCATTCACACCTATCAATCATTCCTAACAGTCAAAGCAATTTGTTCCTATTAGAATGCGTGAACATTGCCAATGCACTATAAAGAGAGCTGAAGAGAAGTAGAAGAGGCACCTGCTATATTTTAGTTTCTACTTTGTCTATCAATTACCATTTCCACTTTCACTTTCAATCTCCAAGTATGGCTGATGCGCTTATTTCTGTTCTCTTGGAGCAGTTGGCAAAAATCGCTGCTCAGGAGGCGGAAAAAGAGATACGGTTGGTCGTTGGTGTCAAAAAAGAAGTCGAAAAGCTTAAAAACAAGCTGCAAACTGTGAAGGCGGTGCTCAATGATGCTGAGAAAAGACAGGTTAAGGAAGAAGCTGTGAAGCTTTGGTTAGAAAAGCTGAAGGACGCATGCTACGAGATGGACGACGTGGTGGATGAGTGGAACACTGCAGTGATTAAATTGAATATtcagaaagaagaagaaaatgctGCTGATATCACTCCTGTTCTGAAGAAGAAGGTATGCTCCTTCATCCCCTCCCCTTCATGTTGTTTCCTTCAAGCTGATAAACTTGATATGCGACGTGACATTGCTCACAagataaaagaaattaatggaaaattaaATGAGATTGTAACAGAGAAGAGCACGTATGGGTTTGAGTTGACTAGGGGGCCTACCCTAGAAGAAATTGAACGACAAAAAACTACCTCCTTTGTTGATGTGTCCGAAATATGTGGTCGTGATAAGGTTAGTAATTATCTAGTGAGCATCCTCTTAGGCAATtgtagtgaagaagaaagaaacttCCATGTTATCTCCTTAGTGGGCATGGGTGGTATTGGAAAAACGACTTTGGCCCAACTGGTCTATAATAATCGTGTGGTGCAAGCCTATTTTGACATAAaaatgtgggtttgtgtttctgaTCCTTTTGATCAGTGCAAGGTTGCCATAGAAATCCTTGAATCTATTGAACGTCAATCCCCCAACATGATTTCATTTCAAATTCTATTAGAAAAAATTTGTGATAAAGTTAGGGGAAAGAAGTTCTTTCTTGTCTTAGATGATGTGTGGACTGATGATCACACGAAGTGGgaacaattaaaaaatgctCTCAAATGTGGTTCCCACAGTAGTAGAATTATAGTCACTACACGTAAAAGTAAAGTTGCAGAGATGATGGAAAGTGCAAAAACGGTCAATTTGGAGGTATTGTCTAACGAAGATTGTTGGTTATTGTTTagtaaaatagcattttttgaTAGGGATGTTGAGCAACGTAGGCAACTAGAGGACCTTGGTAGGCAAATAGTAGAAAAATGCAAAGGCTTGCCGCTTGCTGCAAAGACTCTAGGAAGTCTCATGCGCTTCAAGAGAAGTAGGGAAGAATGGAAGAGTATTTTGGATAACAATTTGTGGGAATTTGAAGATGTGGAAAAAAATCTTTATGCACCGTTGTTACTGAGTTATTATGATTTATCCTCACCATTGAGACGATGCTTCTCATTTTGTGCTGTTTTTCCGAAAGATTATGTCTATTCTTGCGATGAGTTGGTATTTATATGGATGGCACAAGGATATATCAAGTCAAAGGAAAATATGGAGATAGAAATCATCGCTAGAGACTACTTTGAAAATTTAGCCATGCGCTCTTTCTTCCAAGATTTTGAGAAAGATAAGAATGATGGCAagataaaaaaatgcaaaatgcatGACATAGTGCATGACTTTGCACTATTAATGTCAAAAAATGAATGCTTTACAATCAATTCTAACATAGGGTTGGAAACTGATTATAAAACTACCCGCCATTTGCAATTAGAAATATCCAAAGAAGCCCAATTTCCTAAGTCCATTTATAGTGCAAAAAATTTGCGCACCCTCCTTTTTGTAAATGAGAGTGACTATATGTTGTCAACTTTATTTCAGCATTTTAGATGTTTACGGATATTAACTTTGGATTGTAAATATGGTGGTATGTTAAAGGAACTTCCAGATGCAGTGGAAAATTTCATCCATCTAAGGTATCTCAATTTAGTCAATTATTGTGGAGATGCATTGCCTGAAACCATTTGTAATCTTTGcaatttacaaattttgaatattGAAATTGGTGGTACGGAGTTCCGAAAATTGCCACAGAGGAtggataaattaattaacctaAGACATTTTAATTTGGATATGAAATTTGATTGGTTTTATGTAAAGTTTCCAAGAAGGTTTGGGAGATTAACTTCTCTTAGaacattaaattattttagcGTAAGTGGTAAGGATGATAACGAAAGATGTAAATTGGGAGAATTAAGAAATTTGAACCACCTTCAAGGGACTCTTATAATAAATGGACTAGGGAGCGAGGTAGATGCATGTGAGGCTGAGAAAGCACAATTGAAGAACAAGATAGGCCTTCATACTTTGGTGCTATGGTTTGAGGAATGGGATGATGAGGAAATAATAAGGGAGAAAGATGTATTAGTTTTGAATGCCTTAGAACCACCTCCAAACTTGGAATATTTAAAAATCGGTTGCTACAAGGGACCAACAATATTCTCTAATTCGATAATGTCTTTaaccaatttgaaaaaactTGATATTAACTTTTTATGTTTAGAGCATTTGCCTCCTCTAGGGAAACTTCCGTTCCTCGAATCATTTAGGATAGAGTGTAATGATAGATTGAAAAAGGTGGGTGTTGAATTTATGGGAATAGAAGGATCcaaaaaagaggagaaagacGATATAATAATTACAGTATTCCCAAATTTGAAATCtctcatattttttaatttaatcgAGTGGGAAGAATGGAATGGGattggaggagaagaagaagactgTATTAGATTCACCATAATGCCACATCTTCAAGAGTTGTCCATTGGGGAATGTCTAAAGTTAAAGTCGCTGCCAAACTTCCTTCGTACAACTCCATTACAGGAATTGAATATGAATAATTGTACAATTCTCAAGGAACGCTACAAAAGAGGGATAGGAGAGGATTGGCCCAAGATTTCTCACATCCCTAACATCATTATTGATTACAAGTATGTGCAAAGAGATGGTCAAGAATTATAAGCTAGAGGTAACTTCTTTTGacacttcttcttctccttggccttcttcttttattttgcaatatataaaaaaatcaactatgCATTTTAATTGTCCGCCAAAATTTCCCCACAAAAAAATTGGTTGTTGATAAATTTATGTGGTTCTCAGTAATTTGAATTAGGcgatttatattatatattgcTGTACTCATACACATAACTAgcatttttttagaagaaatgtGTTTGATTAGATTGGGTTATTTTTTGATTTATCTAAAATTGCTtgataaatattcaaatgaatttccttaaaaatctcattcattTGCATATATATTCATTCTCTTGATTTAGGCTTTGTGTAAAGACTAATCTCAAATAACTTGTATggttttcttttgggcttgtaAATTCTGTATTCCGAAGAAGAGTGTGATGAAGAAGAGCGTGATGAAGATAAGGATGACAATGAAGAGGATGACAAAGGGCTGAATGACAAAGAAGAGGACTTACGATCTCTGTGTGTTTCTGGGTTCATGAATTTTAGTTACAAGTTTAGATTTTTGGATGTTGATGGTCAAAGATGATTCATGCTTATGtaacatcttcttcattgaaATTCATTCTCAACTTGATTCAACTTCGCAATTCTGATCCAGTCACGGGTAACTTcttgttcatcttcttcctctattTGACCAATATTTTAATCTATTATCCTACTCAAATCTCAAAATTTCCCTCAAAAAGATATTAATTACAACTTTGGTAGATAAATTTATCAGATTTTGGCAAAAATCACAAAGACAATGACGCCAATGGTTCAGTATGTATGCCCACTATATGCAGGGGCGGCTCCATGTTGTGGTTAGGGTGTTCAAATGGACACCctgatttaaagaaaaaaaattatatataattttatttttttgtctaccataaataaaaaatgaacacCCAAAATTGTAAACACAATTACAAAAATCAATAAGTTGAGTaattaacaacaaaattaatgTTGTGAACACAGCTAAAATACAACTAAAGAGTTGAGTTAAATTGTTAATAGACTATTACTATAGACACgataaaaattaaagttttaagaAAAGTTCTTTTAATAGAGTAATGCTATGcacacaacaaaaatattgcaacaacaaaaattagagttgatttgaattttcattttaatagaagaaaatagtaaaacttcatgtatttgtgtgtgtgtgtatttttgtGATGTCAATATatttaagttctttttttattataatttgtataatttaagtctCTTAGAGCGTTCGAATCAACTAGTGCAAAATGTCCTATCCATTTTAGTGTAATAAACCTAATTTTTGTGGGTGATGTGGGTATTGTTGTGGTTGGTTGTGCAAAATTTGGCCCTTATGCCATTTTATATGGACTAATATGAATGCTCCTAATGACCACCCtagaaaaaatttctagagccACCATTGACTATATGCAATTTTTCTAGAATGTGTGAATGTGTGGAAGATTctctatttgaaaagaaaagaaaaatatcagaATTAATGTTTTCGAAATTCTGGCATGCTGGCTTTCTTTTGTAGTCAATTTCAGTTGGTGACACATGAAAATAAATCTAGGTAATGCTAGTCTTAAGAAGAAAGATACAGGCCCTCAaggcttcaatttttttgatttaattaTCATGTATTGAAGTTATAGGATCAGGTAAATGTTATATATCAAGTTATAATGCAATATTGTATGCTTGTTTCTTGTTTTAGAGCCTGAGGAATTTTGTTACATGGAAGAGTGTGAAGTACAGGGCGCTCGTAACCAACTAACAATATATCTTGATattttcttcataatcatctgtctgtttttccttatcattttgtccatccaaaatatcctcatgttaaataattaattctcTTTTGGCCTCATTTGAACCAAACATCTGATTCTAATATCTAGGGAAGTATGTATTGTGATGAATCAAATTTTCACATGTGGATGCACATTTGAGAAAGGGGCACAGAAGTAGATCCTCTATCATTTCACAATGGAAGCAAGGAATTGCATCGTGGAACATATCATGTGTAATCCATATTATATGGTGGCAGATGAATGGTGAGCCAGGTAATTGACCATTTTTCAGCTCACGTAATTTCCAGCATCATGTTTTAGGGTTTGAAATTAGATTAGTAATTTTCATGGTTTAGCATTATACATTTAGGCAATGATGAATGCAAAGGCAAACGGATTTCTCGTCTTACTGATTTAGTATCATAGAAGAGGGGGAAGAGTGGGATGTTACCACCAGGAGTGGAGGGAATGAGATGAGAAATGcctacttttctttttaccaTTGGTAGTCGCCCAATTTGGAAATGACATTCAAAAATGGATATACCTGAATTATTCACCTATATGTTGAaggaacaaagaagaagaagaaggcaatCAAGTCATATTACTATTGTTCACTTTGGGCAGTTCAATTCTGATTCACCTATAGGTAACTTTAAattcttctttatgttcttCTTCAGATGCCATTGCATTTGCTTTTTATATCCAACCCTTAAGGGCCAGGGAATTTTTTGGTCTCATTAAATCAGAACATCATGCAAAATCTTATGTTCTCATTTGGTCTCATTCAATCTTAACATCATACAAAAGTCCCACCACTTATGAAAAATATGGTGCAAAAGCCCCGTTTCATCAATGCAAAACTAAAATGAAGACATTGcattaacaaatattttcttaGTTTCATCAATGCAAAGTTTCTAATTTGAATATTGTTAGTTGCTTAGCATTTGCCTATTTAGCCTTCAGAAGCACTTCATCTTCCCTTAATATATTTTGTAACTATCGAAAAGAAAGTTCCTCAAAGCTGGGCTGTAATCTCATATCGATTCCTTTCTGAGCAATTAATTTGAGTTGGAgcaaataaagaataaaattgaGTGCAAATAGAATTTGGCTTTCAATTTTTGCTATTACAAATCGATAAAAGGAAATTGGGTCATGTGAAACAAACCTTAGCCAACAAAAACTATTAGCTATTTTTTATGGAGATAGTGATCCTAGAAGTTGCGTTAGTGTATGTTCAGTGCTATAAAACAATCTTACCTTCAAATCTTGATTAAATGGTTATATGCCATCTGTTTATTTTCTCAATCCTTTAACTTGTTTATTATTGTAGGTTCAACTCAAAACTATGGTCCGTATTGGTAAGCAAAGATTGCTTAAGAGGGAATGGTTTTGCAAATGactgtaattttatttatgataCCATAATTGGGAGAATAAGGGTGTTAGTGGCACCTTTGAAACTTTCTACAGCATTCAGGATCCAGGAATCTACTAAAAATATCTTCTCTGCCATTAGTAACTCTAAGAATTAACTTTACATAGCTGTTTTTACCTTGCAAACTGCTCTAGTATATctgtttgataattttttattcgaATCTCATCAGTTTTGCTTAATGGGAGTAGACATAGCTCATGAGCGGCTTTTCTGGTTTACAAGATATTGCAATTtgatttaccatttttattggttttttatgttttggagtTAAAATCATTGACAATGTCATATCTAGCTCATCTCGTAGTGTAATCTATgattaaatctcaaaaaaatcGTCATCTATTTGTCACTCATGATTTGGATCATAGACAAAGCCTTTTAGATTTTACAATTGTCTTTATACCAACAGATTAACATGTACATCTACCGTAGTGACAGATTATTTACGACAGATGAGGAAGATCAATCCCAAAGAGAAAACCCATTAGGAAGGTCAAGGATTTAAGTGTGGAACAAAATAACCATGAACTCTATGCATTCACTACCAAAGGAAAGTGAGGAAGATAAAGCAACTCAAAATATCATATATGGTATATTTTTCccttaactttttaattttggatatatatatttttccctgAACttctgttttgtttgtttgatttctgATTCCATAGTTATTGCTGCTTCTCATTTAAATAAAGTGTTTGGTAGCTCTGTTTTATTACAGgaattaaaatgatattttctagtAGTAAAGTTTACAGTATAATTGACACTCTGCTGCAGGAAATAGTCTGTCCTACTAGTGAacctaattttaaaaataataatacaaaaaaaataataaataaaaaataaaccaaaaaagaaagagtcatTCTGATCACTCTTTGATTTCTCGTGTATTGCTCATGATGCTCATCCCTTGTTTAATGCCTATACTTTGAAATTCCTCTTAACATGTTATACCTCTTTTCAATAGAGGTTAGGctactatatatttattttagaccATAAATATTGTTGTTCATTGTGATTAAAAGTATTATAGTTCTAATCATATAAAAAAGTATGCTTTCTTTGCAAAGTTCTTGCTTCTAATGATGTTTGTTACCCTGAATATGCCCTAAATCCCTGCCACTAGGAAAAAGTTAGTCACTTTACAAGAGACCTAGGAGGGCGGAGAATATATGTTCAGCAAGCACTCGGGGATGCAAGCATGGATTTTGAACTGCCAAAGGAAGTAAGTTTTCCCTTTTTACATAGTACTATTGCCAATGACCAATTCTCAATTTCGTCCTTCAATTATTGCTCTTTCTGGCTTGCAACTCTTACTTTCTTATATCGTTCTCTACATTAATTTATGGATTTGGTTGTCATTCATGGGTCAGATCAAAGATGAAGCTCGCTAAGCTAGTGGCCAACCAGTGTTTTAAAGTTCTAAGCATGGAGAATGTTAGTCTACTGCAACCAATATTGTCCATTGTGGCCTCATGTactttattttttccttatcaTCAGGCTTACGTGGAAGGTTTGCATCAGTAGTCTCTTGTGGCCTAGTGAATACCAATTTATGTTTTCCACTGGTAAAATTCAAAGTTCTATTTTTGGTCCACTGTCCATGGGTTTGATTCTAAAGCAGTTCAAAAGATTCATTATAATTTGCATAGAATTGATAATCAGAATAGGGCATGATCATTTTTATGTTGTTAGTTAATTTCCTGCTAATGAAATGCTTGTTTGGAAGCTGTTGATGTGGTACCATTTGTTTAACATTATTTTCTGATCCTATGCAGTGCATATTCAGGTTGCTGTTTTCTAGTTCCAACATGAATGTTGCTGGTTGAAAGGTGTTGGCCTCTTCACAATCATTGCTGGTGTGAGTTTACTCGGTACAAGTAATCAATTTCAAGAAACGCAAAGAAATCCCCCCGGATCCCCCTTTTAGGgtatattttgttattgttcttCTTATTCTTGTGGAAATTAGGCTTTTCAATGTTCATTAGTGGGTAATCTGCACAACTTGTTGGTATTTGTACTAAAATACTTGGATTTAATTTCCATTTCCGACATACTTAGTAGCTCTGGGACATTTGGATATGGAATGCATTTTTATAAGCTTTTTTCCATTTCCGACATGCATAGCAGTAGCCCTAGGACATTTTCCATCTTATCGATTTTGCTCGAAGACTATCCTCTGTTTTTTAGAGGGGTCATACTTCAGCTTCTGCTTCACAATTAGGCAGAGTTGGTGACTTTAGTACTTGATTGCATCTCACCTTTAGCATCTTAGTAGTTTTTGTAATTGGGAATTTACATAGGGAGTTGTAAATTTGACATGCACCAATATATTATACCTTTCTGAAAAAATTCTTTCTACACAAACTTTCATAAATATCATATCTATCTTCAAAATCCTTTATGACTGAAGAATAAGCAAATGCCTATTCCCTCAACATTGGCTTCAAGGTACTCTCGTGGGACCTTGAGCAACAAAATAACTTGAAACTATCATGGCCAACTCTTAAGACAGAAATTAACATGCATCTGATGCGGCATATTCAACCCTTCGGAATTCAGATTCTTCCTTCCTATTCAACTCAACTATCTCCCCTTATCTCTTTGGTGAATCTTGCAAATTTTATTCATGTTATGATAACTCTCATGCCTAGGGAATAgaaatttagttataaatttctcaaaaaatcaTTATCAAGTGATCCTATCTGATGAGATAATTGaccaatttatttgtatttttttgtgcTCTTTTAATGTAAGCTAAATCATCATATTCTTATTAACCTTCTATCATAACATGCTTTTCCATAATGTTTTTTGTGTATGTCAAACCCCtcatgttaaaattttcttttggtcaGATTTAAACTAGAACTCAAATTCTAGTATGTGGCGAAGCATATTTTGTACTTGAGCAAATTTTAACTCATGAATGGCGAGGTAGGTACTTGACCAAGTTCTCAGGTTTTGTGGTGAGATTATATTTTTTCCTAGAGAATTAATATTCTTGCAATTTCCCAATTTGTTGTGCATTCAAATTTGTAAGCATAAACTTAAGTGCTATAATCTCTATTTTCCTTATAGTGGATTGATCGGGTTTGTCCCGTGGTTTTTCCCTCTACATTagagggttttccacgtaaaaTTTGGTGTGTATTTTGAGATTGATTTCTTGCATGATAACTTGATCAATTACAACCAATCTTActaaacacaacaaattttccTATCATCATTGATTAGTACATCAATCAACAAATTACTTGCGAAAGGTCATACACAAAATTGCGGTTACCATGAAGTTTGGTATCAATGAACCAAGTAGCATTGCCAAATAATTGAAGTAGAGAAAATGTTGCATAGAAATACTAGAAAACCATATAAGCTAACCCTTAATTTCCAATAAGCTACATAAAGTTAGCATATTCATGTTATAGCTCTCAATGATCTATGAAAAACCCAAAGCACATAAAATGGACTTGAAAACTCAGAATATTAGTGACAACAGATCTTGCAACAACAACTTTAGGTTTTTCAAATGCCAAATGTTAGTGAatacaattaaaagaaaaattacacttGGACCTGATAAATCTCCACACTTGGGATTCAACATTTGACTAAAACACTAACTCCTCATTTATTGCATAAAACTTCCATgtcttttcattaaatttactagtttattgtttaaaatactCCAATACcacaatttctttatttatggCTCCATATTGCGATGTAAACAAACTATTTAACATCCAATATGTAAGGGTcaaactataaaattttatcCACCATTTTGGAATTTGCTGCAAGAGTGGTACAATATATAATCAAGTTCAACTATATATTCATAAGTTTTCACATTCACAAATAAACTATGGCCTCACTAGTGACAGTTTTGCAACCTTAGCTTATCAGTTCTGgaatcaaaaactaaaaactagcAAAACGGTTGAATATTGTGTAGTAGGCTGAGGACAAAATTGCAACTACCATAAAGTTTGGTGTGAAGGAAACAAGTAGC
This genomic stretch from Quercus lobata isolate SW786 chromosome 3, ValleyOak3.0 Primary Assembly, whole genome shotgun sequence harbors:
- the LOC115981569 gene encoding putative disease resistance protein RGA3, which codes for MADALISVLLEQLAKIAAQEAEKEIRLVVGVKKEVEKLKNKLQTVKAVLNDAEKRQVKEEAVKLWLEKLKDACYEMDDVVDEWNTAVIKLNIQKEEENAADITPVLKKKVCSFIPSPSCCFLQADKLDMRRDIAHKIKEINGKLNEIVTEKSTYGFELTRGPTLEEIERQKTTSFVDVSEICGRDKVSNYLVSILLGNCSEEERNFHVISLVGMGGIGKTTLAQLVYNNRVVQAYFDIKMWVCVSDPFDQCKVAIEILESIERQSPNMISFQILLEKICDKVRGKKFFLVLDDVWTDDHTKWEQLKNALKCGSHSSRIIVTTRKSKVAEMMESAKTVNLEVLSNEDCWLLFSKIAFFDRDVEQRRQLEDLGRQIVEKCKGLPLAAKTLGSLMRFKRSREEWKSILDNNLWEFEDVEKNLYAPLLLSYYDLSSPLRRCFSFCAVFPKDYVYSCDELVFIWMAQGYIKSKENMEIEIIARDYFENLAMRSFFQDFEKDKNDGKIKKCKMHDIVHDFALLMSKNECFTINSNIGLETDYKTTRHLQLEISKEAQFPKSIYSAKNLRTLLFVNESDYMLSTLFQHFRCLRILTLDCKYGGMLKELPDAVENFIHLRYLNLVNYCGDALPETICNLCNLQILNIEIGGTEFRKLPQRMDKLINLRHFNLDMKFDWFYVKFPRRFGRLTSLRTLNYFSVSGKDDNERCKLGELRNLNHLQGTLIINGLGSEVDACEAEKAQLKNKIGLHTLVLWFEEWDDEEIIREKDVLVLNALEPPPNLEYLKIGCYKGPTIFSNSIMSLTNLKKLDINFLCLEHLPPLGKLPFLESFRIECNDRLKKVGVEFMGIEGSKKEEKDDIIITVFPNLKSLIFFNLIEWEEWNGIGGEEEDCIRFTIMPHLQELSIGECLKLKSLPNFLRTTPLQELNMNNCTILKERYKRGIGEDWPKISHIPNIIIDYKYVQRDGQEL